The genomic segment TCACGTTCTTCCGGTTACAAATTTGTCTGATTATATCCAACAGATTCAACAAAATAACCACCCAGATGTTCTCTGGATAGAACCAACTTTTGTGCATTCTGGGGAATTTATCAACGCCTCAACTGCTGTATCTCAAGAACTTACATTCAAGCAGCCACCAGTTATTCGCATCTCTCAAGTTAGAGAGATTGCTAATTTCTTGGCTCATCCTCCTCTATTAGCATCACGACAAATTGTGGTAATAGAGGGTGTACATTTGATGGCATCGGCGGCGGCTCATGCGTTGTTGAAGACTTTGGAGGAACCGGGAACTGCTACACTGATTTTGATTGCTCCCCATTCTGAGTCTCTTCTACCTACCATCCGTTCCCGTTGTTCTCTAATTCCTTTTAGAAGTTTGGGTCAACACCAGATGTGTCAGGTATTAGAGAATGCTGGATTTTCTCAGATTTTGACATATCCTGAGATTATTGAGATGGCGCAGGGATGTCCGGGAAATGCAATCGCGGCTTGGAATCATTTAACTCTCATTGAACAGATTGACCCAACATTACTATCAGTTTTCTTTTCCAATCAAAGTACTTCCCAGCTTCTCCAAGTTGCTAAAAATATTAGCCAAAAGCTTGACATTTCTAGCCAATTATGGTTAGTAGATTATTGGCAATATCAACTTGGAAAAATTCACAGAAACAGGAGAATTACAGAGTTTTTCTCTAGGATTAAAGATTCGCTTCACCTGGCACAATCTCAATTGGTTTTTGAAGTTTGTTTGTTGAAATTAGCAGAAATTATCAGCACGAGTTAATCAATAATAGGTGTTCGCTGACGCGCCTACTGTTTTAAGTTATTCCTTTTTTGAATTTGGAATTGTTTATGAGTCGTTCTACTCTTTTGACTAC from the Phormidium ambiguum IAM M-71 genome contains:
- a CDS encoding hypothetical protein (catalyzes the DNA-template-directed extension of the 3'-end of a DNA strand; the delta' subunit seems to interact with the gamma subunit to transfer the beta subunit on the DNA), which gives rise to MSILQFFPDPGDPTDTTGIAEKATFEPFFDEIVGQSTAIKLLQRAIATNRIPNAFLFAGPDGVGKRLTAKCFIQALFCHVLPVTNLSDYIQQIQQNNHPDVLWIEPTFVHSGEFINASTAVSQELTFKQPPVIRISQVREIANFLAHPPLLASRQIVVIEGVHLMASAAAHALLKTLEEPGTATLILIAPHSESLLPTIRSRCSLIPFRSLGQHQMCQVLENAGFSQILTYPEIIEMAQGCPGNAIAAWNHLTLIEQIDPTLLSVFFSNQSTSQLLQVAKNISQKLDISSQLWLVDYWQYQLGKIHRNRRITEFFSRIKDSLHLAQSQLVFEVCLLKLAEIISTS